GTAATGGCAAACGATAAAATATTGCCGCAGTCATCCACGACCAAATGAAGTTTGAACCCATAAAACCAGCCTGTTGACGATTTACCCCGCCCTGCGTCTTTGCGAAAGGTGTGATGACGTGGAATACGCAAATTTTCACAGACTTTCAAGGGGGTAGAGTCTATGAAGGCAATACCTCGCCCCGTTTCACAGCGTTGCTGCATAAACAGGGTTAGTGGCAAAAGAACACGCGGCATTAACTCAATAAAACGTTGATAACTAGGGAGTTGCGGGAAATGACCCTTAAGAAATACTTTGACATGACGCTCATAATACCACTTGAAAGTACGATACCCCACTTGGTGGTAATGCACCAAAATCGTCATGATTTCACTATCGCCAAGACCACTGTGGCGACGACGATGCCCGCCTTTCGGGGTCAATAACGTTTTGTTCCATTCGGGA
The window above is part of the Thiothrix winogradskyi genome. Proteins encoded here:
- a CDS encoding IS982 family transposase; the encoded protein is MLTRLFCAIDDFCQDFHPEWNKTLLTPKGGHRRRHSGLGDSEIMTILVHYHQVGYRTFKWYYERHVKVFLKGHFPQLPSYQRFIELMPRVLLPLTLFMQQRCETGRGIAFIDSTPLKVCENLRIPRHHTFRKDAGRGKSSTGWFYGFKLHLVVDDCGNILSFAITSGNTDDRKPVPTLLKKVVGKVFGDRGYISKALTESLAEQGVEWITSLKKNMKPVARDTFDTLMLRKRSIIETINDQLKNISQIEHSRHRSLTNYMINIIAGLVSYAYQDKKPALDLKTSALVVI